The following nucleotide sequence is from uncultured Draconibacterium sp..
CGTTGTAATGCTTTTTATTTGAAACACCGTAAATTATATCGCCTTCGCAAATGGTATCTTTTTCTTCAGGAACAAAAAACTCGTTGTTTCGGAGTACTCTCGACAACACAAATTCGCCTTCAAGCGTTTCGCGTAAAAGTGCGTATGCCTTGTTATATAGGGCTTGGTTGGTAACTTTCAGATTTATTGCCTGTAGTTTTCCGCTTATGCCCGATAGTTTGCTTGTGTACTCTTTAGCTTCACTTTTTACGTTTACTTTAAAGAAAAAACGGAGCAACAGCATAGTGAGAATGATACCAATAATTCCGAACGGATATGCTACTGCATATCCCATTCCGGTTAATTCGGTTAATTCGGGATTGGCAAACTGTTCGGTAATAACCTGTTGGGCAGCACCGAGTCCGGGAGTGTTGGTTACCGCTCCACTCATAATTCCGGTTATAACAGGAGTTGGAACATTAAATAACAGTTTTATGGTTACGGCAACCAAAAAGCCAAGCACAACTATTCCCATGGCCATTAAATTGAGTTTTAAACCGTTGCTTTTTAGCGAAGGAATAAAGCGTGGTCCAACTTCTAACCCGATGGAGTAAACAAATAAAATAAGCCCGAATTCTTTTACAAAGTGTAAAACATTATGGTCGGTTTCGGCACCCAGGTGCCCGACCAAAAGTCCGGCAAAAAGTACCCCGGCAATACCTAGTTTAATATTGAAAAAGCGGATCTTTCCCAGCAAAACCCCGGCAATGCCCGTGAGGCTTAAAAAAATTAGTGTTGAAGCAGTTCCCGTGTGGGAAAATAATTTTAATAATTCCATATGTTAGTGATTTTTGTTTGCATAAAAAGGAGGAAACCACTTGTGATTTCCTCCTGAGCAACCGACAGCAATTCTATTGAGGGCTAATCGCTTCCCTCATACGAATTGCTGCATGAATCATATTTTTGATTGTTTTTTTTGTTTCCTTCCAGTCTCTGGTCTTTAATCCGCAATCAGGATTTACCCAAATGTTTTTTGCCGGCAAATATTTCGAGGCAGCAAACAAAAGGTCTGTCATTTCATTTACATCCGGAATTCGTGGAGAATGAATATCGAAAACTCCCGGACCAATTTGATTTGGATACCGAATTTTTGAAAACACGTCCAGCAGCTCCATTTGCGAGCGTGATGTTTCAATGCTGATTACATCGGCATCCATATCAACGATAGACTGAATGATATCGTTAAACTCGGCATAACACATGTGGGTGTGAATTTGTGTTTCGTCTTTTACGCCCCAGCTACAAAGTTTAAAGCATTTTACGGCCCAGTTTAAATAGTCGGTTTGGTTTTCTTTTTTTATTGGCAGGCCTTCGCGCAAAGCTGGTTCATCAATTTGAATGATTGGCAATCCTGCTTTTTCGAGGTTAAGTACTTCGTCGCGAATGACCAGCCCCAGTTGTATGGTGGTGTTTTTTCGTGATTGATCGTTGCGCACAAACGACCACTGAAGAATAGTAACCGGACCGGTGAGCATTCCTTTCATCGGTTTTGCGGTAAACGATTGTGCCAACTTCGAGATATCGACGGTCATTGGTGTTTTGCGAAAAACATCGCCGAAAATGATGGGTGGTTTTACTCCACGCGAACCGTAACTCTGTACCCAGCCGTTTTGAGTCCGGGCGAAACCTTCCAGTTGCTCACCAAAAAATTCAACCATGTCGTTTCGCTCAAATTCGCCATGTACAAGCACATCAATCCCAACTTCTTCCTGCCAATTAACGGCATTTTTTATAGCTGCTTCGATAAACTCATTGTATTTCTTTTTCGAAACGTCTCCGTTTATAAAATTGCGGCGCATTTTCCGAACCTCGGTAGTTTGCGGCAACGAGCCTATCATTGTGGTTGGAAAAGGAGGCAGATTTAGTTTTTTCTGTTGTTTGCGAATTCTTTCATTAAAGTCTGATTTTCGGTCTATTTCACTCCATTTATTCTGAACTTCAGAAACTTGCTCTCGCACTTTAGAATTGTTTATTGCCGGATTCTCAGACCAGTTTTTAAACACCAGGGTGTTGTTTTTTAGCTTCTTTTGAACTTGTTCTGAAGGCTTGTCTGAAGCCAGTTCTTTCAGTAATACAAGCTCGTTTATTTTCTGAAAAGCAAAAGCCATTTTCTTTTTGACAAAAAGAGGGAGATTGGTTTCGTCGTTTTCGTTTTCAAGATTATACGGAACGTGCAATAATGAACACGAAGGAGCCAGAATAATCCGGTCGGTGCCAATTTTTTCAGCAGTTTTTTGTATTATCTCCAGCGACTCTTGCAGGTTGTTGGCCCAAATGTTTCTGCCATCAACCAATCCAAGCGAAAGGGTTAAAAATTTTGGTATTTTTTCGAGGAACAAATCCAACTGTTTAGGTGCACGTACCAAATCAAGATGCAAAACTTCAAGTGGCAAACATTTTACCCATTCAATTTGTTTTTCAATCCCATCAAAAATAGCTGGTAAGTATAAATTTTATCGAAGGGAAAGAACCAAAAAGTTCGGTTAATACAGCACGGAAGAGTTGTTGTTCGGGGTGGCTTAAATCTCCTGACAGGCAAGGCTCATCAATTTGGATGCAATCGATACCGGTATTTTCCATTTGGCCGATAAGTTCGATATAAACCGGTAAAAGGGCATGTATCAAATCCAAACGATTAAAGTCGGTCGATTTTTCTTTACCAAGTTTCAGAAAAGAAAATGGCCCAAGCAAAACCGGCTTTGTTTTAATTCCGGCTTTCAGAGCTTCATTAAACTCATCAATTACCTTGTTGCTGTTAAGTTTAAATTGTTGGTTTTTTTCAAACTCCGGCACCAGGTAGTGGTAATTGGTGTCGAACCACTTTGTCATTTCAAGCGGAGTAACATCAAATCCATCTTTTTGGTATCCACGGCACATAGCAAAGTACAGATCAATGTTTTTTAGCTTTGAGGACAGTTTGTTAAAACGTGAAGGAATTGCACCAAACATAAAAATATGGTCGGCTACCTGGTCGTAAAACGAGAAGTCGTTTGATGGGATAATGTCAATTCCTGAATCTTGTTGAAATTTCCAGTTTTTTAAGGCGTTCCTGTCGCCCTGTTTCCTGTAATTCTTCCAGTGTTGAAATACCTTTCCAGAATTTCTCGCAAGCCCGTTTCAGTTCGCGTTGTGCACCTATACGGGGAAAACCTAAATTTTGTGTAAGCATACAGCATTTTTAAATTTATAATTAAACCTGAATACTTACGCGATTAGTAAAATAGTATGGGGACGAAAATGAAGGGGTTTCGATTCGTTCCTCGACTATGCCTTATACCGCGAAAGCAATTGCCGTTCATAAAAAAAGACAGGTCTCCTGGCTTGTCCGTTTTACAACGCCTTCCCGCTCCGAAGATTCGGCACAGTGGCATTAAGTTGCAAAAACTGAAATGGACTTTACAGTTGCGCGACAGCTCACGATTTTCACGTGATTCCCTATTAAACCCGTTTTACCGGGTATCTTATTTCAATAATAATTGATGAACGTGTGGACAAATGTAATGTGAAAAGTTAGAAATGGTACTTCCAAATTGAAAATAATTTGTGATTCATTCGCTTTTAATGTTTACTTAATTTTTTATTTCGGACTATGCAACCTCTCTTTCCAATGCTAAAAAATGTATTGAATTATTACTGCCTGTAAGCGGAAAGATTTGAATTTCGCAATTATACATTTCACCGTTTTTTCGGTAATTAACTACCACTTCTTTGAAAGGTTTGTTTCGTTCAATTTTTTCGCTTATTCTGAGTTTTACTGCTTCCGAAGTATTTTCGCCTTGCAAAAATACGGGACTCCGGTTTATGGCATATGATTTCGGATATCCCGTCATCTCTGAAAAACCATCGTTAACCCATAAAATTCTTTTGGTTTCGTTGGTTAATATTAATGCTTTGTATGGATAAGTTTTTAATACCTTTTTTAGATCTGTTTTCCAGTTAAACTTACCAGAATATTTATGAAGTGTTTTAAGTTCTGTTTCTCTTTCGGCTTCCTTTAAATTTTGTTGGTATTTGGGATAATAAAATTCCCAGCACATAAGAGGAGGCACAAGCCTTTTTGATGGTTTTATATCTTTTTTTACTTTTTCTAACTCAGCCTTCGAAAGACTCGACAGGTAGATATCGAGGCAACATCATGTCTCCAAGGTTCTTTTTCATTTCTTAGTTGTTAAAATTCAATTCCTTTTCGAGCATTAACTCCGTTTTGGTAGTAATGTTTTATTTCCTTCATTTCGGTTACCAGGTCGGCAATATCAATAATTTCCTGCGGGGCATATCTACCGGTAATAATCAGCTCGGTATTTTCCGGTTTTTTCCTGATGGTTTCCATAGTGATTCCACCGGAAAAAGCTTGTAATACAAAGCGATGTTGGCTTCGTCGAGAATTACCACATCGTATTGCCCCGATTGAATTATTTTAGTAACCTCTGCCAATCCTTTTTGTGCCGCGTCAATATCTTTCTGTGTTGGATTTTTCACGATAAAACACCCCAAGCCATATTGTTTGATGGTTATATCGGGCAGAAACTTGTTCACAGCTTCAATTTCAGCATAGGTTTTTCCTTTTACAAACTGGGCAAAGAATACTTTTTTATCGGCACCAACTGCTCTTAATGCCAGGCCAAAAGCACCCGTTGTTTTGCCTTTTCCGTTGCCGGTGTAAACTTGTGTATAGCCTTTCATTTGTTTGTTTTTTAATGAAATAAATAACTCACATCTTTCATAAAACCATCTTGCTGAATTTCGAATAAATGCTGGTTAGTTGTATCGCTTTTTAAGTTACCTAAATTTTCTACGTATCCGCCCAGTTTTATGTATTGAAAGTTAGTGCTGTCAAAAGCTTCGGGTAATCTGGCACAACCCGAGTACCACGCAGTTTTAGTTTCCGGGTAATGAAGGCGTATAAAATTAGCCAATTCTGCTACTCTTTGAGGATCGCCATCTCCGCCCATAAAACAAAAACAGGTGATGGATGAGGCGTATTTTTTCATCAAGGAAACGATTTGCACTTCGTTCAGTTCTTCGCCAATATCTTTCTGCAAATGCGGACTGTGGCAGCCTTTACACCGATTCGGGCAATTGGTAATATTTACTGCCAGTGTAACTTCGTTCGGAATTTCCTGAAAAACGATATCGTAGTTGTAATATTTAAGCATATTCTTCCACTTTTTCTTCCTTATTTTTTTGAGCGTAATAGCGTTTTGCAGCTTCTTTCTGGCGTGCATCAGAGAAGCTGCTCACTCTTTTCATGTAACCAATAATACGGGTTTAATAGTCGATATTTTCAGTCTTACAATTTGGGCATTCTTTTAGATACCGCTTGTCGATATGGCCACATTCATTGCAAATGGTATTCGGAATATTAAAGGTGAAATAATTGCAACCTTCTTTGGCAGCTACCCGAATTAGCTGGCGATATTGAGCAGCACTTAAATGTTCCTCTAAATTCATATGTAATGCAGAGCCCCCGGTTAGGTGTTCGATGTATTTTTTCCCGTGAACCTTGAATCTATCAATTACATTCAATGACTCGTCTTCTACAACATAGAAATAGCTGTTGTAACAATCTCGCGGAACAAAATAACCATCTTCACGATCCCACTTGGCATGTTTTTACGCCCAACGTTTCGGCCGGAATCATTTCGCAATTGAACAAGGTGTCTTTTGTGCGGTATTTTTTATTGTATGTTTCAATTAAACCAAGTACTTCGCTGGTAAATGCTGCGTAATCAGGATTGTCGTTTATTTCAATTCCAAGGAATTCTGCGGCTTCAACCAGGCCGTTTACACCAATGGTAAGGTACTGGCGACCCATGTTTATGTAACCGGCATCAAACAGCGGAAGCATGCCTTTTTCCTGCAGTTCTTTTAAATTTTCGTTGTAGCCCAATTGTACTTTGTGTACCAGGTCAACCACTTCTTCAAGGAAATTATGTAAGGAATTCGTTCCTTTTTAGCTTGTTGTACGCAACGGTTCAGGTTAATTGTTAATACACTTTTTGAGCCGGTTGAAACGCCACCTGCTCCCAGTGTGTAACTAAAACCATTGTCCTGAATTTCGTTACGTAAACGGCAGCATGAACTTAAACTGTCGGCATTATCGCTTAAATAGGTGAAAAACGAATGACCATCGGCATACATTTTTGCTGTGAATTCGCCATATTCTTCATCTTTTGTATCGCCGTTTTCTGTAAGCATTGCCATTGTTTCTACCGGGAAAGTCAGCATGGTTTTCGTACGCTCTTGGTTAAACCAAAGCATAAAACGTTTTGTAACCAGTTTAACGAATCCCATTCGGGTTTACTTCCGTCGGGGAAAACAAATTCGCCAAACAGGCTTTCAAAATAATACTTATCGTAATAGGCAATGTTCCAGAATACGGCCTGGAAATTTCGTGCTCCGGTTGGTTGATTAAGCGAATAAACAATTTGCTCGAAACAATCAGTAATCACTTTATCAATCGAGCGTTTTCTTGCCGATAAATCAGCGTTTTCGTGGCTGCGTTTGTAGTAATCGTTGCCATATTCTTTAGCCACAAAATAGTTCATATACATTAAAAACTCGGGTGTTGCACAAGCACCGCTCAACATACTTGAAACGATAAATACCATGTTGATAAAACCACCACAAAACGATTTTAAGTTGGTTGGTGCAGTTGAATTTCCGCCAATTTTCGAGGTGCCATCCAACAACCAGGGGTACATGGTAATGCTGGCGCAATAGGGAGCCAGGCTGGTTTCGTCGTTTTTATAGATGTAATGTTGACTTAAAAAATTAAGGTATTTATTCGATAACTCTTTCCCAAACATATCTGAAAGGCGGTCGGTGAGCAAGCGGCGGTTTAAGCGGATAAAATTTCCTTTCGGAAGCTCGCCAATAAGTGTGGCAATGTTTTTTTTATCGACATTGGCATTGGCATCAAATTTACTTCCACTGGCAGCATTCCGGCAGCACAATATTCAATCAGAAATTTAATACGATCACGGGTTTCCCTGTCTTCTGAATGTTTCTGGCGATAAAGCATATACGATTTAGCCACGGCAAAATAGTTTTCGGCCATTAACGAACGCTCCACCTGGTTTTGAACTTCTTCAACATTCATATCTTCCTGAATATTTACCCGGTGCAGAATGTTGGTAAGGTCATCGTCGCTTGCAAAACTTCCTACAGAAAGAAAAGCTTTCCTGATTGCATTTTTTATTTTATTCATGGAAAACGGAACCCGCTTTCCGTCTCTTTTTACGATTGAGATTTGCGTACTACTCATACTATTGTTTTTTGTTTTTAATATGCTGTTTTGCTCGTGTTTTATGATTGAAAAATCTAACCGGAAGCCAAGAGGTACGCATTCAAAACAATTATCTGCTGATCGTATGAAACAAGAAAATTATTTTACTTGCGAACCAGACTTCAACTCCCGAAAGTCTAATTATTAAAAATGATTTTGGCAGGTCTTCTGGCTTGTCCTGTGCTGAATGCCTTCCCATCCGTTGACCGACGGACAGTGGCAATTGAATATCAGACATTAATGGACTTACAGCTGCGGGTACAGCTCCTGATTTTAACAGGATTCCCTTTTCATACCGGATAGTGTGCTACACGATAAACCAATAATCGAAAACAAGTTTAATGTTTTTATGTATACAATGTAATTCGGAGTTTTAAACAATTTAATTGATAAAAAGAGTAAAAGGCTTCTGTTTTCAGCACTTCTGTCGTGTTAATAATTGCGTAAAATTGAGAAGACTTCATG
It contains:
- the metE gene encoding 5-methyltetrahydropteroyltriglutamate--homocysteine S-methyltransferase, with translation MPLEVLHLDLVRAPKQLDLFLEKIPKFLTLSLGLVDGRNIWANNLQESLEIIQKTAEKIGTDRIILAPSCSLLHVPYNLENENDETNLPLFVKKKMAFAFQKINELVLLKELASDKPSEQVQKKLKNNTLVFKNWSENPAINNSKVREQVSEVQNKWSEIDRKSDFNERIRKQQKKLNLPPFPTTMIGSLPQTTEVRKMRRNFINGDVSKKKYNEFIEAAIKNAVNWQEEVGIDVLVHGEFERNDMVEFFGEQLEGFARTQNGWVQSYGSRGVKPPIIFGDVFRKTPMTVDISKLAQSFTAKPMKGMLTGPVTILQWSFVRNDQSRKNTTIQLGLVIRDEVLNLEKAGLPIIQIDEPALREGLPIKKENQTDYLNWAVKCFKLCSWGVKDETQIHTHMCYAEFNDIIQSIVDMDADVISIETSRSQMELLDVFSKIRYPNQIGPGVFDIHSPRIPDVNEMTDLLFAASKYLPAKNIWVNPDCGLKTRDWKETKKTIKNMIHAAIRMREAISPQ
- a CDS encoding PAS domain-containing protein, producing MCWEFYYPKYQQNLKEAERETELKTLHKYSGKFNWKTDLKKVLKTYPYKALILTNETKRILWVNDGFSEMTGYPKSYAINRSPVFLQGENTSEAVKLRISEKIERNKPFKEVVVNYRKNGEMYNCEIQIFPLTGSNNSIHFLALEREVA
- a CDS encoding cob(I)yrinic acid a,c-diamide adenosyltransferase, translated to METIRKKPENTELIITGRYAPQEIIDIADLVTEMKEIKHYYQNGVNARKGIEF
- a CDS encoding cob(I)yrinic acid a,c-diamide adenosyltransferase, with protein sequence MKGYTQVYTGNGKGKTTGAFGLALRAVGADKKVFFAQFVKGKTYAEIEAVNKFLPDITIKQYGLGCFIVKNPTQKDIDAAQKGLAEVTKIIQSGQYDVVILDEANIALYYKLFPVESLWKPSGKNRKIPS
- the nrdG gene encoding anaerobic ribonucleoside-triphosphate reductase activating protein, with translation MLKYYNYDIVFQEIPNEVTLAVNITNCPNRCKGCHSPHLQKDIGEELNEVQIVSLMKKYASSITCFCFMGGDGDPQRVAELANFIRLHYPETKTAWYSGCARLPEAFDSTNFQYIKLGGYVENLGNLKSDTTNQHLFEIQQDGFMKDVSYLFH
- the nrdD gene encoding anaerobic ribonucleoside-triphosphate reductase, producing the protein MVDLVHKVQLGYNENLKELQEKGMLPLFDAGYINMGRQYLTIGVNGLVEAAEFLGIEINDNPDYAAFTSEVLGLIETYNKKYRTKDTLFNCEMIPAETLGVKTCQVGS
- the nrdD gene encoding anaerobic ribonucleoside-triphosphate reductase, with product MLWFNQERTKTMLTFPVETMAMLTENGDTKDEEYGEFTAKMYADGHSFFTYLSDNADSLSSCCRLRNEIQDNGFSYTLGAGGVSTGSKSVLTINLNRCVQQAKKERIPYIISLKKWLTWYTKYNWATTKI
- the nrdD gene encoding anaerobic ribonucleoside-triphosphate reductase; its protein translation is MCCRNAASGSKFDANANVDKKNIATLIGELPKGNFIRLNRRLLTDRLSDMFGKELSNKYLNFLSQHYIYKNDETSLAPYCASITMYPWLLDGTSKIGGNSTAPTNLKSFCGGFINMVFIVSSMLSGACATPEFLMYMNYFVAKEYGNDYYKRSHENADLSARKRSIDKVITDCFEQIVYSLNQPTGARNFQAVFWNIAYYDKYYFESLFGEFVFPDGSKPEWDSLNWLQNVLCFGLTKSVRKPC
- a CDS encoding ATP cone domain-containing protein, encoding MSSTQISIVKRDGKRVPFSMNKIKNAIRKAFLSVGSFASDDDLTNILHRVNIQEDMNVEEVQNQVERSLMAENYFAVAKSYMLYRQKHSEDRETRDRIKFLIEYCAAGMLPVEVNLMPMPMSIKKTLPHLLASFRKEILSA